From the genome of Campylobacter magnus, one region includes:
- a CDS encoding LutC/YkgG family protein has protein sequence MSKAEIFNALKNGAKHETLFSGATPDPKEFIVGADSDIVAEFIARASANKSIIIESSEQRLKDSINEIIAKENAKNLIYPQNLASLASELEIESKFAFDNDIESFKERIFDYDISVINARGGVSSHGVTCVSSADAPRLLSLAPKICVAILKRENIVKSLSEQLNKIKAEDGRLPTNVVFISGPSRTSDIELQLVLGVHGSQIFYVVLV, from the coding sequence ATGAGTAAAGCAGAGATTTTTAATGCGTTAAAAAATGGAGCTAAACACGAGACGCTTTTTAGCGGTGCGACCCCTGATCCAAAAGAGTTTATTGTGGGTGCTGATAGTGATATTGTAGCTGAGTTTATCGCAAGGGCAAGTGCGAATAAAAGTATCATTATAGAAAGTAGCGAACAAAGGCTAAAAGATAGCATAAATGAAATCATCGCCAAAGAAAATGCTAAAAATCTCATCTATCCCCAAAATCTAGCTTCTCTTGCCAGTGAGCTTGAAATAGAGAGTAAATTTGCCTTTGATAATGATATAGAGAGCTTTAAAGAGCGTATATTTGACTATGATATCAGCGTGATAAATGCTCGTGGTGGGGTATCAAGCCACGGTGTAACTTGCGTAAGTAGTGCCGATGCACCTAGACTACTTAGCCTTGCGCCAAAGATTTGCGTGGCTATTTTAAAGCGTGAGAATATAGTAAAATCACTAAGCGAACAACTAAATAAAATCAAAGCAGAAGATGGCAGGCTGCCTACAAATGTGGTCTTTATCTCAGGGCCAAGCAGAACTAGCGATATAGAACTTCAGCTTGTCCTTGGAGTGCATGGCTCACAGATTTTTTATGTAGTTTTAGTGTAG
- a CDS encoding (Fe-S)-binding protein encodes MKVYLYSTCLGQATLGASAVSAAKLLTRCGAQVVYKKDQTCCGQPAFNTGYFDEAKEVALYNISLFGDGDEPILVAAGSCAGMMGHDYIELFKGSEHEEKARNFASRCKEVSSFLNEHLELVDKGEPVKVSWHSNCHALRIAKSVEASKSLLRKLSNVELIELEREEECCGFGGTFSIKEPEISNAMALAKIADIKKTGVKYLISGDGGCLLNINGTLRRNNEDIKCIHLYDFLLARLEGQSIDDKGVSDERK; translated from the coding sequence ATGAAAGTTTATCTATATAGCACTTGTCTTGGACAAGCCACACTTGGTGCCTCGGCTGTGAGTGCTGCTAAGCTACTTACTCGCTGTGGCGCTCAGGTTGTATATAAAAAAGACCAGACTTGCTGTGGTCAGCCTGCTTTTAATACAGGATATTTTGACGAGGCAAAAGAAGTTGCGCTTTATAATATAAGCCTTTTTGGCGATGGAGATGAGCCGATTTTAGTAGCGGCTGGCTCATGCGCTGGTATGATGGGGCATGATTATATAGAGCTTTTTAAAGGTAGCGAGCATGAAGAAAAAGCTAGAAACTTTGCTTCTCGCTGTAAAGAAGTAAGTAGCTTTTTAAACGAGCATTTAGAGCTTGTCGATAAAGGCGAGCCTGTAAAGGTCAGCTGGCACTCAAACTGCCACGCCCTGCGCATAGCAAAAAGCGTAGAAGCTAGCAAAAGCCTGCTAAGAAAACTCTCAAATGTAGAACTAATCGAGCTTGAGCGTGAAGAAGAGTGCTGTGGATTTGGCGGGACTTTTAGTATAAAAGAACCAGAAATCTCAAACGCAATGGCACTAGCAAAAATCGCTGATATCAAAAAAACCGGTGTAAAATACCTAATCAGCGGCGATGGCGGCTGTCTTTTAAACATAAATGGCACGCTAAGACGCAATAATGAAGATATAAAATGCATTCATTTATACGACTTTTTGCTTGCTAGATTAGAAGGGCAGAGTATAGATGATAAAGGAGTTAGCGATGAGCGCAAATAA
- a CDS encoding LutB/LldF family L-lactate oxidation iron-sulfur protein: protein MSANNELIQEKLNDAQMRANLDSAMHTLQRNRKNLIAANFTNWQELRERGKNVKQNALNSLGERVEEFVSNASANGFKVHFAANGDEACAIILDLMESNGIDTILKGKSMASEEIGLNHYLQKHGLRPLETDLGEVIIQLLDEAPVHIVVPAIHKNRYEVGEIFAKSWGVQKESEPEKLNEIARTKMRAEFKKLQMGLSGVNFALSKEGAIWLIENEGNGRMSTTMPDIHVAICGLEKVVESIEDAATIDTLLCPSATGQFISNYNNIISGPRREGEKDGPKECHIIMLDNGRSDMLSHPEFSEALRCIRCGACMNFCPVYEKIGGHSYRATYPGPIGEVISPQLFGMDKYGDITDLCSLCGRCSEVCPVKIPLADLIRKLRRERANPSKSTLKTKAKPKMAQNIAFKGFASLATSGAKWRFMISLAHKMHSFVPKMSFVPMLKAWSKYKELPSLKYDLDANIKKVEGVIYE, encoded by the coding sequence ATGAGCGCAAATAATGAGCTAATACAAGAAAAACTAAATGATGCGCAAATGCGCGCTAACCTTGATAGCGCAATGCACACCTTACAGCGTAACCGCAAAAATCTAATCGCAGCAAACTTCACAAATTGGCAAGAGCTAAGAGAGAGAGGCAAAAATGTCAAGCAAAATGCGCTAAATAGCCTAGGTGAGCGTGTTGAAGAGTTTGTTAGCAATGCTAGCGCAAATGGCTTTAAGGTTCATTTTGCCGCAAATGGTGATGAGGCTTGTGCTATTATCCTTGATCTAATGGAGTCAAATGGCATAGATACCATACTAAAAGGCAAATCTATGGCTAGCGAGGAAATAGGGCTAAATCATTATCTCCAAAAGCACGGACTAAGGCCGCTTGAGACTGATCTTGGAGAGGTTATTATCCAGCTGCTTGATGAAGCACCTGTGCATATCGTAGTGCCTGCAATTCACAAAAACCGCTATGAAGTAGGCGAGATTTTTGCTAAAAGCTGGGGCGTACAAAAAGAAAGCGAACCAGAAAAGCTAAATGAAATCGCAAGAACTAAGATGAGAGCTGAGTTTAAAAAGCTTCAAATGGGACTAAGTGGCGTGAATTTCGCCCTTAGTAAAGAAGGAGCGATCTGGCTTATAGAAAATGAGGGCAATGGCAGGATGAGTACCACTATGCCCGATATTCATGTAGCAATCTGCGGACTTGAAAAAGTAGTTGAGAGCATAGAAGACGCAGCTACCATTGATACCTTGCTTTGTCCAAGTGCTACTGGGCAATTTATCTCAAACTATAATAACATAATCAGTGGCCCTAGAAGAGAGGGCGAAAAAGATGGCCCAAAAGAATGCCACATCATCATGCTAGATAACGGCAGAAGCGATATGCTCTCTCATCCTGAGTTTAGCGAGGCACTGCGATGCATTCGCTGTGGGGCTTGTATGAACTTTTGTCCAGTGTATGAAAAAATCGGCGGCCACAGCTACCGCGCTACTTATCCAGGACCTATTGGAGAGGTTATTAGCCCTCAGCTTTTTGGTATGGATAAATACGGTGATATTACTGATCTTTGCTCGCTTTGTGGGCGTTGCTCTGAGGTTTGTCCTGTAAAAATACCTCTAGCTGATCTCATACGCAAACTGCGCCGCGAAAGAGCAAATCCATCTAAAAGCACTCTAAAAACAAAAGCCAAGCCAAAAATGGCGCAAAATATCGCCTTTAAAGGCTTTGCTAGCTTAGCTACTTCTGGGGCAAAATGGCGCTTTATGATCTCATTAGCTCACAAAATGCACTCTTTTGTGCCAAAAATGAGCTTTGTGCCTATGCTAAAAGCGTGGAGCAAATACAAAGAACTACCTAGTCTAAAATACGACCTAGACGCAAATATCAAAAAAGTTGAGGGGGTGATTTATGAGTAA
- the flhA gene encoding flagellar biosynthesis protein FlhA encodes MPKKQSILQLIAPYLAPILAPVMKSKSLTIVFVIMAILTIIIVPLPTAVLDFFLALSISLSVLIILIAVYIPKPTDLSTFPTLVLIITLFRLSLNIATTRMILSNGQNGPSAVSEIIASFGEFVVGGNFVIGVIIFCILVLINFMVVTKGSTRVSEVQARFTLDAMPGKQMAIDADLNSGLIDEATARKRRQDIQSEAAFYGAMDGSSKFIKGDAVAGIIITIVNIIGGFAIGVFQHGMAASDAASTYTILTIGDGLVSQIPGLITSTATAIIITRSSGGGDDEKNFAEGVVDQLFGESRTLFIVGGILFLFALVPGLPTLSLGFMGLVFLGIGFVIYKSQNGGFEMLNAFKAKVSPPSAGGTKPGATPDSSAAASAAKPKKSDEQIAKEEQSKIDDILKIEILELDLGYGLLKLAESEIIERIRGMRRNIASALGFIMPKIRIRDNLSLPPNDYIFKLKGVPIGSGQIYPDKFLAMDSGYVSANIDGIPTKEPAFGLDALWIDSKSKEDAILNGYTVVDPASVISTHMSELIKQNASELLTKQETQNLLDRLKTDYPVVVEEAMKSCDVGLVYNVLQLLLKDNIPIKDMLSIVDAIDSLTKRNIKDAEIISEHVRSALSRVITDLYKDSNGKLNFYILEASAQQKLVESVTYKDGKYKIAISAAQTTALVNALRVAKEARPMSAEGEMVLCVDPSIRRFLSDASINFSLGIVVISFAEIAKGSQWETLGMIEVPGL; translated from the coding sequence ATGCCTAAAAAACAATCAATTTTACAACTCATCGCTCCATATCTAGCGCCTATTTTGGCGCCTGTTATGAAAAGCAAGAGTCTTACTATTGTTTTTGTTATTATGGCGATTTTGACAATTATCATTGTGCCTTTGCCTACGGCGGTGCTAGACTTTTTTTTGGCACTTTCAATCTCGCTTTCTGTGCTTATTATCCTAATTGCAGTTTATATACCAAAGCCAACTGATCTTAGCACCTTTCCGACGCTAGTGCTTATTATCACGCTATTTAGGCTGTCTTTAAATATCGCTACAACCAGAATGATTTTAAGCAATGGACAAAACGGCCCAAGCGCTGTAAGTGAGATCATCGCTAGCTTTGGCGAGTTTGTGGTGGGTGGAAATTTCGTTATAGGCGTTATTATCTTTTGTATTTTGGTGCTTATAAACTTTATGGTTGTAACCAAAGGCTCAACGCGTGTAAGTGAGGTTCAAGCTCGCTTTACGCTTGATGCGATGCCTGGTAAGCAAATGGCAATAGATGCTGATCTAAACTCAGGGCTAATCGATGAGGCCACTGCTCGCAAACGCCGCCAAGATATACAAAGCGAAGCTGCGTTTTATGGAGCGATGGATGGATCTTCTAAGTTTATAAAAGGTGACGCTGTAGCTGGTATTATCATTACAATAGTAAATATCATCGGTGGCTTTGCTATAGGCGTGTTTCAGCATGGCATGGCAGCAAGTGACGCAGCTAGCACATACACAATCCTAACCATCGGCGATGGCCTTGTAAGCCAAATACCAGGACTTATAACATCAACTGCTACTGCCATCATCATCACTCGCTCAAGCGGTGGTGGCGATGATGAGAAAAACTTCGCAGAAGGCGTGGTTGATCAGCTTTTTGGCGAGAGTAGGACGCTATTTATCGTGGGCGGAATTCTCTTTTTGTTTGCCCTTGTGCCAGGTCTACCTACGCTCTCACTTGGTTTTATGGGTTTGGTGTTTTTAGGTATAGGTTTTGTGATTTATAAAAGCCAAAATGGTGGCTTTGAGATGCTAAATGCCTTTAAGGCAAAAGTTAGCCCACCAAGTGCTGGTGGGACAAAACCAGGTGCTACGCCAGATAGTAGCGCAGCCGCATCAGCTGCTAAGCCAAAGAAAAGTGATGAGCAAATAGCAAAAGAAGAACAAAGTAAAATCGATGATATACTAAAAATAGAGATTTTAGAACTTGATCTAGGCTATGGTCTACTAAAACTTGCTGAGAGTGAGATAATAGAGAGAATTCGTGGTATGCGCAGAAATATCGCTAGCGCATTAGGCTTTATCATGCCAAAAATCCGCATCCGTGATAACCTAAGCTTGCCGCCAAATGATTATATATTCAAGCTAAAAGGCGTGCCTATTGGCTCTGGGCAGATTTATCCTGATAAGTTTTTGGCTATGGATAGTGGCTATGTGAGCGCAAATATAGATGGAATTCCTACAAAAGAGCCAGCCTTTGGCCTTGATGCGCTGTGGATAGATAGCAAAAGCAAAGAAGATGCTATTTTAAATGGCTACACTGTGGTTGATCCAGCCAGTGTGATTAGCACGCATATGAGTGAGCTAATCAAACAAAACGCAAGCGAGCTTTTAACCAAACAAGAGACGCAAAATCTGCTTGATAGACTAAAGACTGATTATCCAGTAGTTGTAGAAGAAGCAATGAAAAGCTGTGATGTGGGACTTGTGTATAATGTCCTCCAGCTTCTGCTAAAAGATAATATACCTATAAAAGATATGCTAAGTATAGTTGATGCAATTGATAGCCTAACCAAGCGAAATATCAAAGATGCTGAGATAATAAGCGAGCATGTGCGAAGTGCTCTAAGCCGTGTAATCACCGATCTATACAAAGACAGCAATGGCAAGCTAAACTTCTACATCCTAGAAGCTAGCGCACAGCAAAAGCTAGTTGAGAGCGTGACTTACAAAGACGGCAAGTATAAAATCGCAATAAGCGCAGCGCAAACAACAGCCCTAGTAAATGCTCTAAGGGTAGCAAAAGAGGCAAGACCGATGAGTGCTGAGGGCGAGATGGTGCTGTGCGTAGACCCTAGTATAAGGCGCTTTTTAAGCGATGCGAGCATAAACTTTAGCCTTGGAATTGTGGTGATTAGCTTTGCTGAGATTGCCAAAGGCTCGCAGTGGGAAACTCTTGGTATGATAGAAGTGCCAGGGTTATAA
- a CDS encoding RrF2 family transcriptional regulator: MLFTRASEYALLASIYLRDKTEPKDVGQIAEELDISKSFLAKILQCLARDGILNSTKGANGGFCLAKDANEIKITSIIKSAEKHDASVFLCSGDLKDCPRGIAQSCDVWHLFASLQAVVDNFLDTITLANLGCKENKENNA, translated from the coding sequence ATGCTTTTTACCAGAGCTAGTGAGTATGCACTATTAGCAAGTATTTATTTGCGTGATAAAACTGAACCAAAAGATGTAGGGCAAATCGCAGAGGAACTTGATATTTCAAAGTCCTTTCTAGCAAAGATTTTACAATGCTTAGCGCGCGATGGAATTTTGAATTCCACAAAAGGCGCAAATGGAGGTTTTTGCCTAGCAAAAGATGCAAATGAGATAAAAATAACAAGTATCATCAAATCAGCTGAAAAGCACGATGCAAGCGTTTTTCTCTGCTCAGGTGATCTTAAAGACTGCCCTAGAGGCATAGCACAAAGCTGTGATGTTTGGCATCTTTTTGCCTCGCTTCAAGCTGTGGTGGATAATTTTTTAGACACTATTACCTTAGCTAATCTTGGATGCAAAGAGAATAAAGAAAATAATGCCTAA
- the rpsO gene encoding 30S ribosomal protein S15: MALDTAKKSQIIAKFARKSGDTGSTEVQIALLTARISELTEHLKINKKDFSSRLGLLKLVGQRKRLLRYLKATKYDTYAKVVSELGLRDK, encoded by the coding sequence ATGGCTTTGGATACGGCGAAAAAATCGCAAATTATCGCAAAATTCGCTAGAAAATCAGGTGACACCGGTTCTACCGAGGTTCAAATCGCACTACTTACTGCTCGCATTAGTGAGCTTACAGAGCACCTTAAAATCAACAAAAAAGATTTTAGCTCTCGCTTAGGTCTACTTAAACTAGTAGGTCAAAGAAAACGCCTACTTCGCTACCTAAAAGCTACTAAATACGACACTTACGCAAAAGTAGTTAGCGAACTTGGTCTAAGAGATAAATAA